The genomic region aaagaagaaagataggTTAATTAGGCTGTGTATTgattaccgacagcttaataaagtgacaatAAAGAGTAAGTATCCTCTCCCAAGAATAGATGATCTATTTGATCAGCTACAAGGGGCACAATGTTTCTCCAAGATAGATATGCTatctgggtaccatcagttgaggattcgaaatgaagatatacccaagatcacatttcgaacaagatatggACATTATGAattcttggtgatgtcatttgggcttACGAATGCCCTTGtggcctttatggatttgatgaaccggGTGTTCAAGCCCTATTTGGGCAAGTTTGTGGtagtgtttattgatgacatcttgatctACTCGAAGAGTCGAGAAGAGCACGAGCAACATCTTAAGATAGTGTTCTAAACTTTTAGAGAACATtgattgtatgccaagttctccaagtgtgagttctGGCTTGAAAGTGTTgcattcttgggacatgtggtatcTAAGGATGGCATACAAGTTGatccaaagaaagttgaagtagtggaaaagtggccaaggccaatgtcagttacggagattagaagctttttgggtttggctGGCTACTATCGTCGTtttgtgaaggacttctccaaaatagtcgCCACTCTGACTAAGTTGACACataaagatacaaaatttgagtggtcagatgcttgtgagaatagctttgagaagcttaagacCTGTCTCACCACAGCTTCAGTATTAAGCCTACAGTAAGGTACAAGGGGTTACACGgtattttgtgatgcatcgcGGGTTAGTTTAGagtgtgtattaatgcagcaGGGGAAGGTGATTGTGTATGCATCTAGGCAACTTAAAACGCATGAGTAGAATTATCCCGCACACAATTTGGAGATGGCAGCAATcatgtttgccttaaagatttgaagacattatttgtatggtgagacttgggAGATATATACGGACCATAAAAtcttgaagtatatatttcagcagagggatcttaaTTTGCAGCAACGGATATGGATAGAGTTgctaaaagattttgattgtactattctttacCATCCCGGTAAGGCAAATGTGGTGGCACATGCTTTGAGTCGAAAATCGATGGGGAGCCTGGCACATATCTCTGCAGATAGAAGATCCTTGATTAGGGAGATCCATAGTTTGGGAGACATGGGTGTGCATTTGGAAGTTTTAGAGGCAAAtgcattgctagcacatttCAGAGTGAGGCCTATCTTAATTGATCGGATCAAAGAGGCATAAAGCAAGGATGAGTTCATAGCTAAGGCCTTAGAAGACCTtcaaggaaggaaaggaaagatgtttactaaaggcacagatggagtgtTGAGGTATGCAACTAGACTATATGTGCCAGATAGTGATggattgaggagagaaatattggaggaagcGCACATGGCAGCCTATGTGGTACATCTaggggctacaaagatgtatcaagatatGAAATAGGtatattggtgggaaggactcAAGAAAGATGTAGCTGAATTCGTCTCCAAATGCCTGGTTTGTCAATAGGTTAAGGCCGAGCATCAAAGGCTTGCAGGACTATTACGACTGTTACCAGTTCCCGAGTGGAAGTGGGAGTGTATTACCATGGACTTTGTAACAAGTTTGCCTCGGACTAGTGGGGGTTATGATTTGATCTGGGTCATAATAGATCGGTTAACTAAATTCGCTCACTTCCTTCCGATTAAAACTACATACGGGGCTACCTAGTATGCCCAGCTTTATGTAGATGAGATAATACGGTTGCATGGCATTCctatttctatagtatctgacagAGGAGCACAATTCACTAGTAGGTTCTGGGAAAAGTTACAGGAagcattgggcactaagttggattttagCACGGCTTTCCACCAGTAAACTGATGGCCAATCTAAACGGACCATTCAAGCATTGAAGGATATTTTGGGGGCCTGTGTAATAGACCTTGGGGTCAGGTGGGATCGATATTTAcccttagtggagtttgcctacaacaacagtttccaaactagtatccaaatggcaccatttgaagcattatatGGAAGGAGGTACaggtcacccattggatggctGGAAGTGGGAGAAAGAAAACTCTTGGGGCCTGAGTTGGTGGAGGACGCCACTGAGAAAATACGCATGGTCCGTCAGAGGATGTTAAtagcacaaagtagacaaaagtcATATGTTAATAACCGACGGAGAGATTTGGAGTTTTAGGTGGgggatcatgtatttttgaaggTCTCACTAACGAAAGGAGTAATGAGATTTGGCAAGAAAGGAAAGTTGAGCCTTCGGTATATAGGACccttcgagatcttagaaagggttggagcAGTGGCATACCGTTTGGCATTACCACCAGACCTCTCAAATATTTGCCTCGTATTTCACGTGTCAATGTTTAGAAAGTATAATCCAGATCCATCTCATGTAATACAGTATGAAACCATGCAATTGAAAGATGATTTGACCTATGAGGAGCAACCGGTAGCTATCCTTGATCGGCAAGTCAAAAAGCTCCATTCAAAGAATGTGGCCTTAGTAAAAGTGTTGTGGCGAAACCACACCAGCGATgaggtaacgtgggaagcCGAGGAGGAGATGCGAACAAAGTATCCCCATCTCTTTGATGCTTAGAGGTATGCTACCTTATAGTAgaatttaaattcggggacCGAATTTCTTTAAGTGAGGGAGAAtatgagacctcaacctctataggctagtaattaagcatagatgtaataacaCGAGATCAGgtgtagtttcgtcatttcttctaataagctcccagaagaaatttttatgatattttaaggtctaaattggcataataaggtattttgggtgcgaaggagacaagaggaggcaagaggaaatttttgaaataaaataatattaaaatattattattttattcagtgtcaagatttttcatgaagaatgcatatatggtcaatctaagtgggagagaagaagaatgaaagaattttggagaaaaaaatgacgttaatagGGCcgtgtgtctttattaagtaaagatagcgcagacagataaatattttaaatattatgggaacaccgcgttggagtacaaacctcataatttgtttgtacatgtgtagaagaaggtaatagaaggaaattggagttaaatgggTGTTGGGAGTACTAAATTAAAAcgaaaggaaacaaaaagagtaaaatggtcattttgcaccttgagtcaaaattttaagttttcgtgaacccgagtagtttagatcattgtggaccttgtcccagtgtcaaaggaataaaaagattgcacaaaggattggagaagaacaagttaacttgctaaagggcatttttgtaatttctaagagaattggataagcttgggctataaataacttgcttccagcagcttctcacattttttccagcagtttttctccttcttcttcttctccttttcacgttgcttccatcctccatggaagcttgatatcaAAGCTTTATAACCTATATCAAAATAgctaaaattttcatgttttggtgcacccttctTTAGAAACTATGTGCTCTTTCATTCTCTCACTTTCAAACCCTTGAAAAAACTTGTTTCCATAcgttctctcactagctaggtgtttagagagagaaaaagagaaaaagccctataatagcttgggaattgttggaaagaatttcaaagttacaaaaCTATCAAGGTAAATAGTAAATTAGCATTGGGTTTTAAGTGTTGATAATATTTAGTGATTGATTTGTGGGTTTATTATTGAGATTGTGTATTGACTCTATTGTGACTAGGATAGTGggaatagatagccatttaaaatggcatttgaaagctagctaaggggtagcttttagggtttataagtatgaattgacattatggtgatgttaatttgatggtaggttccaacgaagccccattcTCCCAATTGAACCATTAGGAAGGTTAGAGTTGGCTAAAGGCTCAACTattaccggtgagtgaactgcatttcaaaatcattttgggaatgtgactgttttgtacaaagcatttgaatgattttatacaactttatcttaaaacaagtgccttaGGATTAAGCTTTTGCTAAAtagttttatgttgtgatatgtggttgttattgattcatgcaccatttcattatgatgatatatatatatatatatatatatatatatatatgttatgcatgatagttgatattgtgtatgatgacTATAACCATGTGTGTGCACgttgtggggggatgcacatgccggtgatgatggtggtgtgggagatggatgatgatagtgcctgtgtgcacaatgtggggggatgtacatgatggcactaattgtgcacgatgtggggggatgcacatgatggcgccggctatgtgcacgatgtgggtggatgtacatgagccgggtgtgattatgcTGATATTGGTGTTATCtatgcatttatatatatacatctatgtttatgaaatcaaagttgatgagtatggtatatggttttgcatatgtgaatcttgcatgttgaactttgaaaGTTGCTAAGTATTGTCAAATTAGTGCTCATTGCAACAAGGAATTTGGCTGTAGCGAAATGGATTCTCGCAGTCGCCAGAAACTCTCGGTGGTGGTGCAGTGCTGTCATTTTGACAACAATTTTGACAACTTTTCGATCAaaactaggcaaagtggtaaacactAAAGTcgtagccctgcctcttatctttctaatgaccctacaatcatgtcaattggacccATTTAGTGGacgatatgcttgaaaaactgaaCTGTATGTAAACCGAGAATAccttttgctgcagcgagaaatgtGCTGTCACGTTGCTACCTTGCTCGGGTTCTGATATAATTTCCTTCACTCCCTTATCTTTATGATTGagcatgggtttttgcaataCTAAGAGTCCACTAATCAATGTCCAAAACAGGGGGGTTTAAGAAAGATATTAAACcaaattacattgttttcaaaacaagtgcatcatgatttccaaattcttccttataaattgcttgttcccttccttgttcactcactaggtttatactcatcgttttcaacttcatgttttcagatcacgagacAGCTGGTagctaggtcgaggtgtctttATACAGTCaacccttggtaggtgtctcaacattcagtagctgtatattcgtccgagtctctctgctggaagtcgagtactcttttttttttgcagtgTATAGATAAACccaatgaaaattattatgcCATTTGtttagacaatgtatgtatatttcaATGAGTATGCCACTATAAGATGGT from Theobroma cacao cultivar B97-61/B2 chromosome 9, Criollo_cocoa_genome_V2, whole genome shotgun sequence harbors:
- the LOC108663265 gene encoding uncharacterized protein LOC108663265, with the translated sequence MAPFEALYGRRYRSPIGWLEVGERKLLGPELVEDATEKIRMVSLTKGVMRFGKKGKLSLRYIGPFEILERVGAVAYRLALPPDLSNICLVFHVSMFRKYNPDPSHVIQYETMQLKDDLTYEEQPVAILDRQVKKLHSKNVALVKVLWRNHTSDEVTWEAEEEMRTKYPHLFDA